From the Ruminiclostridium josui JCM 17888 genome, one window contains:
- a CDS encoding transposon-encoded TnpW family protein: MENQSNSRTTKSDIGGTVYVVESRVSDSAKESAYSKLKRLITVNAKSLSKLSDSSYKPTEINSTSSR, translated from the coding sequence ATGGAAAATCAAAGTAACAGCCGCACAACCAAATCCGATATCGGAGGTACGGTCTATGTGGTGGAATCACGAGTAAGCGATTCAGCAAAGGAAAGTGCATATTCCAAGCTGAAACGACTGATTACAGTCAACGCAAAAAGCCTTTCAAAGTTATCTGATAGTTCATATAAACCCACGGAAATCAACTCGACTTCTTCAAGGTAG
- a CDS encoding primase-like DNA-binding domain-containing protein, giving the protein MKCITSYFVTTIYIQNLTAVFLHFITVIDTFERHFDESEQDKNLKREFAKAKNQSAILNWLIEGYQLLKKEGLILPDSVKTATEAYKRDSDKIALFFEDALEENPNSEVRTSEVYARYQRWCSANGCYSENARNFKQALTAIARVERKRPRSGGGMTTMLIGYRLTEEEFLLI; this is encoded by the coding sequence TTGAAGTGTATCACAAGTTATTTTGTTACCACCATATACATACAAAATTTAACCGCTGTTTTCTTACATTTTATCACCGTCATTGACACTTTTGAACGACACTTTGATGAAAGCGAGCAGGATAAAAACTTAAAACGTGAATTCGCCAAAGCGAAGAATCAGAGTGCTATCCTCAACTGGCTAATTGAAGGCTATCAGCTGTTAAAAAAGGAAGGCTTAATTTTACCTGATTCCGTTAAGACAGCAACGGAGGCTTATAAGCGTGACAGCGACAAAATAGCATTATTTTTCGAGGATGCCTTGGAGGAAAATCCTAACAGTGAGGTGCGGACATCCGAAGTATATGCCCGGTATCAGCGTTGGTGCAGTGCCAATGGATGTTATTCGGAGAATGCAAGAAACTTCAAACAGGCATTAACAGCTATCGCCCGTGTAGAACGGAAACGACCACGTTCTGGTGGTGGAATGACCACAATGCTTATCGGATATAGGCTGACAGAAGAAGAATTTCTTCTTATTTAA
- a CDS encoding recombinase family protein, whose protein sequence is MNRQSTFSTIRKSTLAFEEAKITALYCRLSRDDELAGDSNSIVNQKAILKKYAEDNGFRNIEFYVDDGVSGTTFDRPDFNRMIADVESGRIGTIIIKDMSRFGRDYLKVGYYTEIMFPEADVRFIAINNGIDSANQADSDFTPFLNIINEWYAKDTSKKIRVVFKSKGQSGKPLCTNPPYGYIKDPEDKLHWIIDEKAAEVVRDIFRLCMAGFGPTQIAKQLEKRCIDTPTVHLRKMGINTPARPPENPYAWSARTVADILAKMEYLGHTVNFKTSKKSYKSKVKILNNPEDWLVFKNTHEAIIDEGTWETVQKIRDGKRRPSRLGEMGMLSGMMFCADCGAKLYQVRGKGWTHDKEYFVCATYRKKKGMCSSHQIRNVVVEQLLLEDLRRVTSFAKDHEQEFIRIVMNNSEKELAKELRQSQKEYEQAQTRIADIDKIIRKLYEDNVMGKIPEERFYKMSAEYEAEQKALEERISKLKHTIDTANEQSLNTDRFLALVKKYTEITELDAEIIREFIDKIIVFKAEKIDGRRTQRIQIF, encoded by the coding sequence ATGAATAGACAGTCAACATTTAGCACTATACGTAAATCAACATTAGCATTTGAAGAAGCGAAAATTACTGCTCTTTACTGCAGGCTTTCCCGTGATGATGAGCTTGCAGGGGACAGCAACAGTATAGTAAACCAGAAGGCAATTCTAAAGAAATATGCTGAGGACAACGGTTTTCGTAACATCGAATTTTATGTGGATGATGGGGTCAGCGGTACAACTTTTGATAGACCAGACTTTAACCGCATGATTGCAGATGTAGAGTCCGGTAGAATCGGAACGATTATCATCAAGGATATGTCCCGCTTCGGCAGGGATTACCTCAAAGTAGGTTATTATACCGAGATTATGTTTCCTGAAGCAGATGTACGATTTATTGCTATTAACAACGGTATTGATAGTGCAAACCAAGCAGACAGTGACTTTACACCGTTTCTTAACATTATTAATGAATGGTACGCTAAGGATACTAGCAAGAAAATCCGTGTTGTGTTCAAATCCAAAGGACAATCCGGTAAGCCACTCTGCACCAATCCACCTTACGGTTATATTAAAGACCCTGAAGATAAGTTGCACTGGATTATAGATGAGAAAGCCGCCGAAGTGGTCAGAGATATTTTCCGACTGTGCATGGCTGGCTTTGGACCCACGCAGATAGCAAAGCAACTTGAAAAGCGATGCATTGATACACCTACGGTTCATCTTCGCAAAATGGGTATTAACACTCCAGCAAGACCACCTGAAAACCCATATGCTTGGTCGGCTCGTACCGTAGCAGATATTCTGGCTAAAATGGAATATCTAGGTCACACGGTGAATTTCAAGACTTCTAAAAAGTCATATAAGAGCAAAGTCAAGATATTGAACAATCCAGAAGATTGGCTAGTTTTCAAAAATACCCATGAAGCAATTATTGATGAGGGGACTTGGGAAACAGTGCAGAAAATCAGAGATGGCAAGCGAAGACCATCACGATTAGGTGAAATGGGAATGCTTTCTGGCATGATGTTTTGTGCCGACTGTGGAGCAAAGCTGTATCAGGTTAGAGGCAAGGGATGGACACACGATAAGGAATATTTCGTTTGTGCGACTTACCGCAAGAAAAAGGGTATGTGCAGTTCACATCAGATACGTAATGTTGTAGTGGAACAGCTTTTGCTAGAAGATTTAAGACGTGTAACCTCCTTTGCCAAAGACCATGAACAGGAATTCATCCGTATAGTTATGAATAATTCAGAAAAGGAACTTGCCAAAGAACTCCGCCAAAGTCAAAAGGAGTATGAACAAGCACAGACTCGCATTGCTGACATAGACAAAATCATTCGAAAGCTATATGAAGACAATGTGATGGGCAAAATTCCCGAAGAGCGTTTTTACAAGATGTCGGCTGAATATGAAGCCGAGCAGAAGGCACTGGAAGAAAGGATATCCAAATTAAAGCATACCATTGATACAGCAAATGAACAGTCCCTCAATACCGACCGCTTTTTGGCACTGGTTAAAAAGTACACAGAAATTACAGAATTGGATGCAGAAATTATCCGAGAGTTTATTGACAAAATTATAGTATTCAAGGCTGAAAAGATAGATGGCCGCAGAACCCAGCGGATTCAAATTTTCTGA
- the istB gene encoding IS21-like element helper ATPase IstB, whose protein sequence is MSELAYERIKNNLETLGMRNTLTIIDNYLEQAIHEKRNIVDILDHIFTEEAKSKKSRAVENQIKMSGFPYKKTLDMFDFDFQPSINREQIMELATMRFVENKENVVFLGTPGVGKTHLAVALGMIAAEHRYSTYYINCHNLITQLNKAHYENRLQERLKNFAKYKVLIIDEIGYLPMDIQGANLFFQLIAKRYERNTTIFTSNKAFSAWNEVFSDITIASAILDRILHHCQVVSIKGESYRLKERKEMMTGSTTMVNTLFKTKE, encoded by the coding sequence TTGAGTGAACTAGCTTACGAAAGAATCAAGAACAACCTTGAAACATTAGGAATGAGAAATACACTTACGATTATTGATAATTACTTAGAGCAAGCCATTCATGAAAAGAGAAATATCGTCGATATCTTAGATCATATTTTCACAGAAGAAGCCAAGTCAAAGAAATCAAGAGCTGTGGAAAATCAAATTAAAATGTCAGGATTTCCATATAAAAAGACACTTGACATGTTTGACTTTGATTTTCAACCTAGCATTAACAGAGAGCAGATCATGGAACTTGCGACCATGCGCTTTGTGGAAAATAAAGAAAATGTTGTTTTTCTAGGTACTCCTGGTGTTGGCAAAACACATCTTGCTGTAGCACTTGGAATGATTGCTGCAGAGCATAGATATTCCACTTATTATATTAACTGCCATAACTTAATTACGCAGTTGAACAAAGCCCATTATGAAAATAGACTTCAGGAACGATTGAAGAACTTTGCCAAATACAAGGTACTAATCATTGATGAAATTGGATATCTTCCAATGGATATTCAAGGTGCAAACTTATTTTTTCAATTAATAGCCAAACGATATGAAAGAAATACAACCATATTTACTTCAAATAAAGCTTTTTCAGCATGGAATGAAGTATTCTCAGATATAACTATTGCCTCCGCTATTCTTGACAGAATTCTACATCATTGTCAAGTTGTAAGTATTAAAGGTGAAAGTTATCGTCTAAAGGAACGAAAGGAGATGATGACAGGAAGTACCACAATGGTAAATACATTATTTAAGACTAAGGAATAA
- the istA gene encoding IS21 family transposase has product MKGNYWMEIRNDRKKGLSYTEIARKYHMDPRTAKKYAESDIKPVYQLTGPKPSKLDSYKHQIDLWLEEAPFSAVRIHEKLLEQGCNCKYTIVREYVSSKKQDLNQKATVRFETMPGLQGQVDWGFFENYKVLENGEYKKLYCFLMVLGYSRMRYIEFVTDMSTSTLIRCHVNAFRYFGGYPEEILYDNMKQVVVKRLLKQADSELNRQFEDFAGFYGYKPVLCRPYRGQTKGKVERTVAYVRDNFMTGIKYASLDDLNGQAYAWCNKVNSKVHGTTNERPIDRLRDEMLSPLKREYIIDKINLRRVEKDCLISYAGNKYSVPAEYVGKDVAVIVLQNMLAAYFQGKQISIHKLSYSKNTLNVNKEHYKTMLVKQSFDIENTLLHNPDIVDFPSPKHSLKQYDELMGGVTF; this is encoded by the coding sequence ATGAAAGGAAACTACTGGATGGAAATACGAAATGATCGCAAGAAAGGATTATCTTACACAGAGATTGCAAGAAAATATCATATGGATCCACGTACTGCAAAGAAATATGCAGAATCAGATATAAAACCTGTCTATCAGCTTACTGGTCCCAAACCTTCTAAATTAGACTCTTACAAGCACCAGATCGATTTATGGCTAGAAGAAGCACCATTTAGTGCAGTAAGAATTCATGAAAAGCTTCTAGAACAAGGCTGTAACTGCAAATATACCATAGTCCGTGAGTATGTTTCATCAAAAAAACAGGACTTAAATCAAAAAGCCACTGTCCGATTTGAAACGATGCCTGGACTTCAGGGACAGGTTGACTGGGGATTCTTTGAAAACTATAAGGTACTGGAAAATGGAGAATATAAAAAGCTTTACTGTTTTCTCATGGTTTTAGGGTATTCTAGAATGAGATATATTGAATTTGTAACAGATATGAGTACTTCAACACTAATACGTTGTCATGTAAATGCTTTTCGATATTTTGGAGGATATCCTGAAGAAATATTATACGACAATATGAAACAAGTTGTTGTAAAGCGATTATTAAAACAAGCTGACAGTGAACTCAATAGACAGTTTGAAGATTTTGCAGGATTTTATGGATATAAGCCTGTTCTATGTAGACCATATCGCGGACAGACAAAAGGAAAAGTAGAACGAACCGTTGCGTATGTTAGAGACAACTTTATGACAGGTATAAAATACGCTTCTCTCGATGACTTAAATGGACAGGCGTATGCATGGTGTAATAAGGTTAACAGCAAGGTTCATGGAACTACCAATGAACGTCCTATTGATCGATTGAGAGATGAGATGTTATCTCCATTAAAAAGAGAATACATAATAGACAAAATTAATCTTCGAAGAGTTGAAAAAGACTGCCTTATCAGCTATGCCGGTAATAAGTATTCTGTACCAGCAGAATATGTAGGCAAAGATGTGGCAGTCATTGTCCTTCAAAATATGTTAGCTGCATATTTTCAAGGAAAACAAATATCAATTCATAAATTATCATACAGTAAAAACACCTTAAACGTCAACAAAGAACACTATAAAACAATGTTGGTTAAACAGAGTTTTGATATAGAAAACACACTTCTACATAATCCAGATATTGTAGATTTTCCATCTCCAAAACATTCTCTTAAACAGTATGATGAGCTGATGGGAGGAGTAACATTTTGA
- a CDS encoding phage major capsid protein, with product MATSTTYNRAFWNVMKGKEENNQNLSEGFDNVGAYVAPDEFREGFNTALAKENVFRRFATVINLSSAEGKIQAVSSTGTADWVEDGDPIPENADTFTQFLVKSYKLASLVKLNCSFVTDMNFNLEKYLMGDFAKRFGKAEENALLNGNGTTQPTGILTADADVTTADSATISFDEIISLYFSLKDEYRNNAVFIMHDNTSMLLRTLKDTNGSYLWNTSDNTIFGKPVVTSPYMPTVSAGAKSIVFGDLSYYWLIERQPITIKKLSELYALQGQIGFSAYERLDGKLIQPDALKILQIKA from the coding sequence ATGGCAACATCAACAACTTATAATAGAGCGTTTTGGAATGTTATGAAAGGAAAAGAAGAAAACAATCAAAATCTAAGCGAGGGCTTTGATAATGTAGGAGCCTATGTCGCACCAGATGAGTTCAGAGAAGGCTTTAACACTGCTTTGGCAAAGGAGAATGTATTCCGTAGATTTGCTACTGTTATCAATCTATCTTCTGCAGAAGGTAAAATTCAAGCGGTATCCTCAACGGGGACAGCAGATTGGGTTGAAGACGGAGATCCAATTCCCGAAAATGCCGATACATTTACACAGTTTCTGGTGAAATCATACAAGCTGGCATCTCTTGTCAAGCTAAACTGCTCATTCGTCACCGATATGAACTTTAATCTTGAAAAATATCTGATGGGTGATTTTGCGAAGCGTTTTGGCAAGGCTGAGGAAAATGCATTGCTTAATGGAAATGGCACAACACAGCCAACAGGTATCCTTACAGCAGATGCAGATGTAACTACAGCAGATAGTGCTACCATCTCTTTTGACGAGATTATCTCTCTGTATTTTTCATTAAAAGATGAATACCGAAATAACGCTGTGTTTATCATGCACGATAATACATCCATGCTTCTTAGAACCCTTAAAGATACAAATGGCAGTTATCTATGGAATACTTCAGATAACACCATCTTCGGAAAGCCTGTAGTTACCTCTCCATATATGCCTACAGTATCAGCAGGAGCAAAAAGCATTGTATTCGGAGATCTATCGTATTACTGGCTGATTGAGCGTCAGCCAATAACAATAAAGAAATTAAGTGAGTTATATGCATTGCAGGGGCAAATTGGATTTTCTGCTTACGAAAGATTGGATGGCAAGCTAATTCAACCAGATGCTCTGAAAATATTACAAATAAAAGCTTAA